A genomic region of Blattabacterium cuenoti contains the following coding sequences:
- the tamL gene encoding translocation and assembly module lipoprotein TamL translates to MSCHLTKKVPKEKYLLTKNIFIINEKKVHFSNLENYVKQKPNKKILNLFPVRLMMYNFSHPDLEEVFSSFFSIPKEHRNKKVLNHLLKRIPRNKYSTKRIYWNWFLFKNGEKPIIIDYNLIKDSIQNLNSYFYSKGFLDVHTDFSLLIENEKKGKIIYNIYTGNPYFINSIIYKFPEKELKDIYLNELNSSLIQEGKQYNETHLILEIERMKKMYEDHGYYNFDISDVKFRIDPSIGNKKINLYMEINKVNSSTNKHPPNPNKHRKYFFNEIVIRINQEENHSIFYNGYKFFIPKNKKFNPKMITDILTITPGSLYKKKDILSTQQNIYSLHNFNIDQFKIEEKIDNKKNDLLNVEIFLSTLKDHELKFHIENSISNKMDIGIHPGVTLLSRNILKKHGANLMLSIKGNFTFSKKEFLNMSQFSLQGKLIYPFYISSFIEQKKTLYRLPTSIIFQINSQKNMGIRRIHFSNVLNYEWKDHSYSKHKIRITNFQLVKNIKQETNNHNEDIFFPDKEIIHCKKEDKNPIRTKKIKKTFEKMEDYFINSIIYNYEMNQTLDKRKRNPFVLREDIEISGNILSPLFRKTSFINIPSYSFFKYDLSFKRFYYLAKYHTLVSKLFFGIIFTYEKLPFEKSYFLGESEEFRTWDSFYTKIIQPEKIFENTSFSQNKILLVHEYRYEILSKLIAVIFLDLGNIWFLDKKNSKEIGNFKWNSFYKELTLGGGTGFRYDLKFFIFRIDFAYKFYDPYQKNGKKWIIHHLKIQEPLMNFGIHSPLPF, encoded by the coding sequence ATGTCCTGTCATTTGACAAAAAAAGTCCCAAAAGAAAAATATTTACTTACAAAAAATATTTTCATAATAAATGAAAAAAAAGTTCATTTTTCTAATTTGGAAAACTATGTGAAACAAAAACCGAATAAAAAAATACTAAACCTTTTTCCTGTAAGATTGATGATGTATAATTTTTCTCATCCTGATTTAGAAGAGGTTTTTTCTTCCTTTTTTTCTATTCCAAAAGAACATAGGAATAAAAAAGTGCTAAATCATTTATTAAAACGTATTCCAAGAAATAAGTATTCTACAAAAAGAATTTATTGGAATTGGTTTCTTTTTAAAAACGGAGAAAAACCCATAATTATAGATTATAATCTAATAAAAGATTCTATACAGAATTTGAATTCTTATTTTTATTCCAAAGGTTTTTTGGATGTCCATACAGATTTTTCTTTGTTGATAGAAAATGAAAAGAAAGGAAAAATCATTTATAATATCTATACTGGAAATCCTTATTTCATAAATTCTATTATTTATAAATTTCCAGAAAAAGAGTTGAAAGATATATATCTAAATGAGCTTAATTCTAGTTTGATTCAAGAAGGAAAACAATACAATGAAACTCATTTAATATTGGAAATAGAAAGAATGAAAAAAATGTATGAGGATCATGGTTATTATAATTTTGATATATCGGATGTAAAATTTCGTATAGATCCTTCTATAGGAAATAAAAAAATAAATTTATATATGGAAATAAACAAGGTGAATAGCTCTACTAACAAACATCCCCCTAATCCTAATAAACATAGAAAATATTTTTTCAATGAAATCGTGATAAGAATTAATCAAGAAGAAAATCATTCCATTTTTTACAATGGATATAAATTTTTTATTCCAAAAAATAAAAAATTTAATCCAAAAATGATTACGGATATTTTAACGATTACACCTGGATCTTTGTATAAAAAAAAGGATATTTTGAGTACTCAACAGAATATTTATTCTTTGCATAATTTTAATATTGATCAATTTAAGATAGAAGAAAAAATAGATAATAAGAAAAATGATCTCTTAAATGTAGAAATTTTTTTAAGTACTCTAAAAGATCATGAATTGAAATTTCACATAGAAAATTCTATATCTAACAAAATGGATATTGGAATACATCCAGGAGTAACTTTATTAAGTAGAAACATCCTTAAAAAACATGGAGCTAATTTGATGTTGTCCATAAAAGGAAATTTTACTTTTTCTAAAAAAGAATTTTTGAATATGTCTCAATTTTCCCTACAAGGGAAATTAATTTATCCATTCTATATTTCTTCTTTTATAGAACAAAAAAAAACCTTGTATCGACTTCCGACTTCCATTATTTTTCAAATAAATAGTCAAAAAAATATGGGTATAAGAAGAATACATTTCTCAAATGTATTGAATTATGAATGGAAGGATCATTCCTATAGCAAACATAAAATCAGAATCACTAATTTTCAATTAGTTAAAAACATAAAACAGGAAACAAATAATCATAATGAGGATATTTTTTTTCCTGATAAAGAGATTATTCATTGCAAAAAAGAGGATAAAAATCCGATACGAACGAAAAAAATAAAAAAAACATTCGAAAAAATGGAGGATTATTTCATAAATTCTATTATTTATAATTATGAAATGAATCAAACTCTTGATAAGAGAAAAAGGAATCCGTTTGTATTACGTGAAGATATAGAAATTTCTGGAAATATTTTATCCCCTTTGTTTCGGAAAACATCTTTCATTAATATTCCTTCTTATTCTTTTTTTAAATATGATTTATCTTTTAAAAGATTTTATTATTTAGCAAAATATCACACTTTAGTTTCCAAGTTATTTTTTGGGATAATTTTTACTTATGAAAAACTTCCATTTGAAAAAAGTTATTTTCTTGGAGAATCTGAAGAATTTCGGACATGGGACTCTTTTTATACGAAAATTATTCAACCAGAAAAGATTTTTGAAAATACATCTTTCTCTCAGAATAAAATCCTATTAGTCCACGAATACAGATATGAAATACTTTCTAAATTGATTGCAGTTATTTTTTTAGATTTAGGAAATATATGGTTTTTAGACAAAAAAAATTCAAAAGAAATAGGAAATTTTAAATGGAATTCTTTTTACAAAGAATTAACATTAGGGGGAGGAACAGGTTTTCGATATGATCTTAAGTTTTTTATCTTTCGTATAGATTTTGCATACAAATTTTATGACCCATATCAAAAAAATGGTAAAAAATGGATCATCCATCATCTAAAAATTCAAGAACCATTGATGAATTTTGGAATTCATAGCCCTTTACCCTTTTAG
- a CDS encoding UvrD-helicase domain-containing protein: protein MKFIMLVPSTLKIYNASAGSGKTFFLVKNYLYIILKSTHPEEFKRILAITFTNKASEEIKKRILQCIKEFSNQKIRKEYYFLFDDLIKDLKLTKYQLFERAKNILYAILDDFSSFSISTIDKFTYRAIRSFLYYKNNIHLEMDTNRFLWELVENRLTNSEICSPLLVQFSLEKLKEGKNWDISKEIFKIALLIVEENSFFPMKKIKMHSLDNYNWITLKKTLLNRTQEFEKKCKKQGDKFFEFLKKNSIQKHSFLYLDFPKFFQKFCMGDIFLNPFINNQRLEKNISIGAFYKKNTDVDQKNIIDKNKEEILFLYQEAKLLYKKNISSYLLDKFFLKNLSILSIIHEIEKEYQSLKEEKKILLNAELNQILYERILQDPFPHIYEKKGIQYKHYLIDEFQDISILQWENIRILVENALSENGSAMIVGDPKQSIYGWRGGDAKTFLHLIHCSSKYYHKEVASIETNFRSFEEIVKFNNSLYQSASKFFHDPIYQDIYKKSTQKILKKPGGYVELNFFRIEKKNYQQYVYNKIKEKIKKLIRQKYKFSDIAILVRSNEEGNFLSEKLMEDGYLVNTSVSLLIKNHLEIEIIIQFFYVLFKPYSYEKRATLILWLLKNKLIRTQKKDHDFIIETVFLPFDLFLKRISYKYSLDFNNLLDNPSLYNRAENIISGFGLLNQYNAASICSFLDFVHRSMKIVGNSIGDFLEYWESKKEKESITLSEKIDAIRIMTIHKSKGLQFPVVILPFADWNAISKKKEGTWIDISPHLYHGWETLYLDIEPYFKYIEDNFLIKIYEDNLSKKRFDNLNLLYVATTRPIEQLIIFSRHGNDKSVSFYLKKFLHEKKLWNENIFQYSFGIERILQ, encoded by the coding sequence ATGAAATTTATTATGCTTGTTCCATCCACATTAAAAATATACAACGCTTCAGCAGGTTCTGGAAAAACTTTTTTTTTGGTAAAAAATTACCTGTATATTATATTAAAAAGTACTCATCCTGAAGAATTTAAACGTATATTGGCGATAACTTTTACCAATAAAGCTTCTGAAGAAATAAAAAAAAGAATATTACAATGTATAAAAGAATTTTCTAATCAAAAAATTAGAAAGGAATATTATTTTTTATTCGATGATCTTATCAAAGATTTGAAATTAACAAAATATCAACTATTTGAACGTGCTAAAAATATTTTATATGCAATTTTGGATGATTTTTCTTCTTTTTCTATAAGCACTATAGACAAATTCACTTATCGTGCTATTCGATCTTTTCTTTACTACAAGAATAATATCCATTTAGAAATGGATACAAACAGATTTTTATGGGAGCTTGTAGAGAATCGGTTAACCAATTCAGAAATATGTTCGCCTCTTTTGGTACAATTTTCTTTGGAAAAATTAAAAGAAGGAAAAAATTGGGACATCAGCAAAGAAATATTTAAAATTGCTCTCCTTATAGTGGAAGAGAATAGTTTTTTTCCTATGAAAAAAATTAAAATGCATTCTTTGGATAATTATAATTGGATCACCTTAAAGAAGACTTTGTTAAATAGAACTCAAGAATTTGAAAAAAAGTGTAAAAAACAAGGCGATAAATTTTTTGAATTTTTAAAAAAAAATTCTATTCAAAAACATTCCTTCCTTTATTTAGACTTCCCAAAATTTTTTCAAAAATTCTGTATGGGAGATATTTTTCTAAATCCTTTCATTAATAATCAACGTCTTGAAAAAAATATTTCAATAGGAGCATTCTATAAAAAAAACACAGATGTCGATCAAAAAAATATAATAGATAAAAATAAAGAAGAAATACTTTTTTTATATCAAGAAGCTAAATTATTATATAAAAAGAATATTTCATCCTATTTATTAGATAAATTTTTTTTAAAAAACTTAAGTATTTTATCCATAATACATGAAATAGAAAAAGAATATCAATCCTTAAAAGAAGAGAAAAAAATTCTTTTAAATGCTGAATTAAATCAAATTCTTTATGAAAGAATTCTTCAAGATCCCTTTCCACACATTTATGAAAAAAAGGGGATACAATATAAACATTATTTAATAGATGAATTTCAAGATATTTCCATTCTACAATGGGAAAATATTCGAATTTTAGTTGAAAATGCTTTATCGGAAAATGGCTCAGCCATGATAGTAGGAGATCCGAAACAATCGATATATGGTTGGAGAGGTGGAGATGCAAAGACATTTCTTCATCTCATTCATTGTTCCTCTAAATATTACCATAAAGAAGTAGCCTCCATAGAGACTAATTTTCGTAGCTTTGAAGAAATTGTCAAATTTAATAATTCCCTTTATCAATCAGCATCTAAATTTTTTCATGATCCTATATACCAAGATATATATAAGAAATCTACACAAAAAATATTAAAAAAACCTGGAGGATATGTAGAATTGAATTTTTTTCGCATAGAAAAAAAAAATTATCAACAATATGTTTATAATAAAATCAAAGAAAAAATTAAAAAATTAATTAGACAAAAGTATAAATTCTCGGATATAGCGATTTTGGTTAGAAGTAATGAAGAAGGTAATTTTTTGTCTGAAAAACTTATGGAAGATGGATATCTTGTAAATACTTCCGTTTCTCTTCTTATAAAAAATCATTTAGAAATAGAAATCATTATACAATTTTTTTATGTTCTTTTCAAACCGTATTCTTACGAAAAGAGAGCTACTTTAATTTTATGGCTATTGAAAAATAAATTAATTCGCACTCAAAAAAAAGATCATGATTTTATAATAGAGACTGTTTTTTTACCATTTGATCTTTTCCTAAAGAGAATTTCTTACAAATATTCATTAGATTTCAATAATCTATTAGATAATCCATCTCTATACAATAGAGCAGAAAATATAATTTCTGGATTTGGATTATTAAACCAATACAATGCTGCTTCTATCTGTTCTTTTTTAGATTTTGTTCATAGATCTATGAAAATTGTAGGAAATTCTATTGGAGATTTTTTAGAATATTGGGAATCCAAAAAAGAAAAAGAAAGTATCACTCTTTCTGAAAAGATAGATGCCATTCGCATTATGACTATTCACAAGTCTAAAGGGTTGCAATTTCCTGTAGTTATTCTACCCTTCGCCGATTGGAATGCAATTTCAAAAAAAAAGGAAGGAACATGGATAGATATCAGTCCTCATTTATATCATGGATGGGAAACTCTATACTTAGATATAGAACCGTATTTTAAATATATAGAGGATAATTTTCTCATAAAAATTTATGAAGATAATCTATCCAAGAAAAGATTTGATAATCTGAATTTATTATATGTAGCTACGACACGTCCCATTGAACAACTTATTATTTTTTCTAGACATGGAAATGATAAATCTGTTTCATTTTACCTTAAAAAATTTCTTCATGAAAAGAAATTATGGAATGAAAACATATTTCAGTATTCTTTTGGAATAGAAAGAATTCTTCAATGA
- the lipA gene encoding lipoyl synthase — protein MNFIQKKPNWIRVRIPIGKNYKELQKLVSLHKLNTICQSGSCPNIGECWGKGVATFMILGNICTRSCKFCGVKTGRPENVDWQEPEKVARSIKILKIKHAVITSVNRDDLKDMGSSIWVKTVQMTRYMNPDITIETLIPDFKGNKKIINQIIDIHPEVISHNLETVPRLTKQIRVQAKYDRSLEVLQYIKEKNKNIRTKTGIMLGLGEKEEEILETMKDIKNSQVDILTIGQYLQPSLKHFPVRFFVDPDKFQELKEIGLKMGFKYVESGPLVRSSYHAEKHVK, from the coding sequence ATGAACTTCATTCAAAAAAAACCTAATTGGATAAGAGTGAGAATTCCAATAGGAAAAAATTATAAGGAATTACAAAAATTGGTTTCATTACATAAATTAAATACGATATGTCAAAGTGGAAGTTGTCCTAATATAGGAGAATGTTGGGGAAAAGGAGTAGCTACTTTCATGATATTGGGAAATATTTGTACAAGATCTTGTAAGTTTTGTGGAGTAAAAACAGGACGTCCTGAAAATGTCGATTGGCAAGAACCAGAAAAAGTAGCTAGATCTATTAAAATATTGAAAATTAAACATGCTGTTATTACTTCTGTAAATAGAGATGATCTAAAAGATATGGGGTCTTCTATATGGGTAAAAACTGTACAAATGACCCGATATATGAATCCAGATATTACTATAGAAACTTTAATTCCTGATTTTAAAGGAAATAAAAAAATAATAAATCAAATTATAGATATCCATCCGGAAGTTATTTCTCATAACTTAGAAACCGTTCCTAGATTAACAAAACAAATTCGTGTTCAAGCTAAATACGATCGAAGTCTTGAAGTTCTACAATATATTAAGGAAAAAAATAAAAATATTCGTACAAAAACGGGAATCATGTTGGGTCTTGGAGAAAAAGAAGAAGAAATATTAGAAACTATGAAAGATATTAAAAATTCTCAAGTAGATATCCTAACTATAGGACAATATTTGCAACCTTCTTTAAAACACTTTCCAGTTCGTTTTTTTGTTGATCCGGATAAATTTCAAGAATTGAAAGAAATTGGATTAAAAATGGGATTTAAATATGTAGAAAGTGGACCATTAGTTCGTTCTTCTTATCATGCAGAAAAACATGTAAAATAA
- a CDS encoding Nif3-like dinuclear metal center hexameric protein produces the protein MEVLVRDIAKKLEDLAPIEYAESYDNIGLMVGSYDQKVKKILITLDLTEEVFAESLNKKCNLIISFHPVIFKPIKSLTGDSFSERVLISALKNDVSIYVIHTNLDLIWEGTHSYISKLLQLTREKVLFPKIGSIKKLTTYVPINYSDKVRSSLFEAGAGNISNYSHCSYNFDGLGSFMGNEKTKPFFGKKECFHMEKETCINVVFPSHKWNIIKDALFKSHPYEEVAYEIYNIENINPYLGIGIIGYFLEDMNEYDFLSYLKNKMNLSCIRHSPLTGKKIRKVTMIAGSGRFGIEKAIKEKSDVFISSDFKYHDFFKSEKKILIVDVGHYELEKSTKNLLKSFLDKNFIHIPVYESEIQTNPVKYFY, from the coding sequence ATGGAAGTATTAGTAAGAGATATTGCTAAAAAGTTGGAAGATTTAGCTCCTATAGAATATGCAGAGTCCTATGACAATATAGGATTAATGGTTGGTTCATATGATCAAAAAGTAAAAAAAATATTGATAACTTTGGATCTGACGGAAGAAGTTTTTGCAGAGTCTTTAAATAAAAAATGTAATCTTATAATATCCTTTCATCCTGTTATTTTTAAACCCATAAAAAGCTTAACTGGAGATTCTTTTTCAGAGAGAGTTTTAATTTCTGCATTAAAAAATGATGTATCTATTTATGTTATTCACACTAATTTAGACTTGATATGGGAGGGTACTCATTCTTATATATCTAAACTTTTACAATTAACTAGAGAAAAAGTACTTTTTCCTAAGATAGGATCTATAAAAAAATTAACTACTTATGTCCCAATTAATTACTCTGATAAAGTGAGAAGTTCTTTATTTGAGGCTGGAGCTGGAAATATTTCCAATTATAGTCATTGTAGTTATAATTTTGATGGATTAGGAAGTTTTATGGGGAACGAAAAAACAAAACCTTTTTTCGGAAAAAAAGAATGTTTTCATATGGAAAAAGAAACTTGTATTAATGTCGTTTTTCCATCTCATAAATGGAATATAATTAAAGATGCACTTTTTAAAAGTCATCCTTATGAAGAAGTCGCTTACGAGATTTATAATATTGAAAATATCAATCCATATCTAGGAATAGGAATAATCGGATATTTCCTAGAGGATATGAATGAATATGATTTTCTTTCTTATTTAAAAAATAAGATGAATTTATCCTGTATTAGACATTCTCCACTTACAGGAAAAAAAATTCGAAAAGTCACGATGATAGCAGGTTCGGGTCGCTTTGGAATTGAAAAGGCGATAAAGGAAAAATCCGATGTTTTCATATCTTCAGATTTCAAATATCATGATTTTTTCAAATCGGAAAAAAAAATTTTGATTGTAGATGTAGGGCATTATGAATTAGAAAAGAGCACTAAAAATTTATTGAAATCTTTTTTGGATAAAAATTTTATTCATATTCCTGTTTATGAATCAGAAATTCAGACAAATCCAGTTAAATATTTTTATTGA
- a CDS encoding zinc ribbon domain-containing protein, translating into MGNKIQEVVTVVDKLRVLYNLQLIDSRIDEIQNFRINIPIELSSLEEELDQMKKKLEHLQEDILSLKQNLDKRNKEVKSSEILIKKYEKQKDNVRNNKELYALDKEIDYQKLEIQLSKKRIQEINLNIQKNKEILEKKEEVFKNKKEHLFHKKKELNQILLENEKEEKILLEKSNFFSKKVDNNLLKTYQKIRNGVKNGVAVAPVQRGAPLGSYLAITPQKYSELIQRKKLLIDEHSGRILIDAELAEEEKKKSFVFSSKKKKK; encoded by the coding sequence ATGGGAAATAAAATACAAGAAGTGGTTACCGTAGTAGATAAATTACGGGTGTTATATAATCTTCAATTAATAGATTCTCGTATAGATGAAATACAAAATTTCCGTATAAATATACCTATAGAACTTAGTAGTTTGGAAGAAGAACTAGATCAAATGAAAAAAAAATTGGAACATCTTCAGGAAGACATTCTTTCTCTCAAACAGAATCTTGATAAAAGAAATAAAGAGGTTAAATCTTCAGAGATTTTGATAAAAAAATACGAAAAACAAAAAGATAATGTAAGAAACAACAAAGAATTATATGCTCTTGATAAAGAAATTGATTATCAAAAATTAGAAATTCAATTATCTAAAAAAAGAATTCAAGAAATTAATCTGAACATTCAGAAAAATAAAGAAATATTAGAAAAAAAAGAAGAAGTTTTTAAAAATAAAAAAGAACATCTTTTTCATAAAAAAAAAGAATTAAATCAGATTCTTTTAGAGAATGAAAAAGAGGAAAAAATTTTACTAGAAAAATCTAATTTTTTTTCTAAAAAAGTAGATAATAATTTATTAAAAACTTATCAAAAAATAAGAAATGGAGTGAAAAATGGAGTAGCTGTAGCTCCAGTACAAAGAGGGGCACCATTAGGTTCTTATCTTGCTATTACGCCTCAGAAATATTCCGAACTTATACAACGTAAGAAACTTCTAATAGATGAACATAGTGGAAGGATATTAATAGATGCGGAATTAGCTGAAGAAGAGAAGAAAAAATCTTTTGTTTTTTCTTCAAAAAAAAAGAAAAAATAA
- a CDS encoding thioredoxin family protein, producing MVRTYSSDEIKIKIKNFELLETVSGKKKFLQDFFSDNATVIMFICNHCPYVKHINTELVRLANDYLHKGVSFLAINSNDIEKYPEDSPENMQKISHQLGYPFPYFFDEKQEVAKYYGAKCTPEFFIFNGVGDLCYHGQLDDSRPGNGISVTGYDIRKVLEGLLKGIEIFTTAKPSYGCNIKWKT from the coding sequence ATGGTACGTACTTATTCTTCTGATGAAATTAAAATAAAAATCAAAAATTTTGAATTATTAGAAACGGTTTCAGGAAAGAAAAAATTTCTTCAAGATTTTTTTTCCGATAATGCGACTGTGATTATGTTTATTTGCAATCATTGTCCATATGTAAAACATATTAATACAGAATTGGTACGTTTAGCTAATGATTATCTCCATAAAGGAGTTTCATTTTTAGCTATCAATTCTAATGATATAGAAAAATATCCAGAAGATTCTCCGGAAAACATGCAAAAAATATCTCATCAATTAGGTTATCCTTTTCCTTATTTTTTTGATGAAAAACAAGAAGTCGCTAAGTATTATGGTGCTAAATGCACTCCTGAATTTTTTATATTTAACGGGGTAGGAGATTTATGTTATCATGGACAATTAGATGATTCTAGACCAGGAAATGGAATATCCGTTACAGGATACGATATAAGAAAAGTATTAGAAGGACTGTTAAAAGGAATAGAAATATTTACAACTGCAAAACCTAGTTATGGATGTAATATCAAATGGAAAACATAA
- a CDS encoding DHH family phosphoesterase, with protein sequence MLFSIIDGNEKKKIVLVPHTHPDGDALGSSLALLFYLRKLKHDVDLISPTECSEFFKWLPGSKDILVFSENTQFLIKKKIVDSDYIFFIDFNNLSRIKILQEFFTASKAKKILIDHHPSPYPFYFDFMFSDPTVAATSILVFRLISNMENLDKIDKNIATCLYVGLMTDTGFFRFPSVTSETHFIAGKLIEKGIDIEKIYNHLQEKYSENKLKLLSKALKKLKVIKKYRTAYTSIKASDINSYPYKQGDTEGIISYGLCIKNIVFSVLFFEEKEKYPIRISFRSRGDFDVNFFARKHFGGGGHKNAAGGLLEKSLSESIDYFLSIIPNYHKNLMFSI encoded by the coding sequence ATGTTATTTTCTATTATTGACGGAAATGAGAAAAAAAAAATAGTATTAGTCCCACATACTCATCCAGATGGAGATGCTTTAGGTTCCTCTTTAGCACTTTTATTTTATTTGAGAAAACTTAAACATGATGTAGATTTAATATCTCCTACAGAATGTTCTGAATTTTTCAAATGGCTTCCTGGAAGTAAGGATATTCTTGTTTTCTCTGAGAATACTCAATTTTTGATAAAAAAAAAGATTGTGGATTCCGATTATATTTTTTTTATAGATTTCAATAATCTATCAAGGATAAAGATATTGCAGGAATTTTTTACAGCTTCTAAAGCAAAAAAAATATTAATAGATCATCATCCATCTCCTTATCCTTTTTATTTTGATTTTATGTTTTCAGATCCTACGGTTGCAGCTACTAGTATTTTAGTATTTAGATTGATATCTAATATGGAAAATTTAGATAAAATTGATAAAAATATAGCTACATGTTTATATGTTGGTTTAATGACGGACACTGGTTTTTTTCGTTTTCCTTCTGTCACATCAGAAACTCATTTTATTGCAGGTAAATTAATAGAAAAGGGAATTGATATTGAAAAAATATATAATCATTTACAGGAAAAATATAGCGAAAATAAATTAAAACTTTTGTCTAAAGCTTTGAAAAAATTGAAAGTGATAAAAAAATATCGTACGGCTTATACAAGCATTAAGGCTTCTGATATAAATTCTTATCCATATAAACAGGGAGATACAGAGGGGATCATTAGCTATGGGTTATGCATCAAAAACATAGTTTTTTCCGTTTTATTTTTTGAGGAAAAAGAAAAATATCCTATTAGAATTTCTTTTCGTTCAAGAGGAGATTTCGATGTGAATTTCTTTGCTAGAAAGCATTTTGGAGGAGGTGGACATAAAAATGCAGCAGGAGGACTTTTAGAAAAAAGTCTTTCCGAATCTATCGATTATTTTTTAAGTATTATTCCTAATTATCATAAAAATCTTATGTTTTCCATTTGA
- a CDS encoding CCA tRNA nucleotidyltransferase has product MKLFSAIHRDIFHIISLSAKRIQQDCYVVGGYVRDFLLGKRVYKDLDILTIGEGIRLAKEVSKHINPSPRINIFKRFGTAMLEYNNQKIEFVGSRKESYHLSSRKPIVEIGSLQDDQNRRDFTINALAISLNEKNYGELIDPFGGLSDLEKKILRTPLNSDVTYSDDPLRMMRAIRFATQLQFFIEKSSFQSIQRNRNRINIISMERITEEFNKIILSKKPSIGLFLLYESGLLSMILPELTLLQGIEEKNGYKHKDNFYHTLQVVDNISQEETNSIWLRWVALLHDIGKAYTKKFLPKIGWSFHAHELVGSKMVPKIFQRLKLPKGEPMRYVKKMIQHSYKPIALIGDNTSDSAIRRFLFDIGEDIEDLIKLCIADITTKNIEKKNRYTNNFFLLMERIKKLEERDRIQNWKSPISGNDIMNAFHIDPCKKIGIIKNFIKESILEGRISNEFHSAYFLMLKKGEELGLKKK; this is encoded by the coding sequence ATGAAGTTATTTTCTGCTATTCATAGAGATATATTTCATATTATTAGTCTTTCTGCTAAAAGAATACAACAAGATTGTTATGTAGTCGGAGGTTATGTTAGGGATTTTTTACTTGGGAAAAGAGTATACAAAGATTTAGATATTCTAACTATAGGAGAAGGGATTAGATTAGCCAAAGAAGTTTCTAAACACATTAATCCCTCTCCTAGAATAAATATATTTAAGCGTTTTGGAACTGCTATGTTAGAATATAACAATCAAAAAATAGAATTCGTGGGATCTAGAAAGGAGTCATATCATTTATCCAGTAGAAAACCGATCGTAGAGATCGGGTCATTGCAAGATGATCAAAATAGAAGAGATTTTACAATTAATGCTTTAGCCATTAGTTTGAACGAGAAAAATTACGGAGAATTAATCGATCCATTTGGAGGTTTATCAGATTTAGAAAAAAAAATATTAAGAACTCCATTAAATTCAGATGTTACTTATTCTGACGATCCATTGCGAATGATGCGAGCTATCCGATTTGCTACTCAACTTCAATTTTTTATTGAAAAATCTTCATTTCAATCTATTCAAAGAAATAGAAACAGAATAAATATTATTTCTATGGAAAGAATTACAGAAGAATTCAATAAGATTATTTTATCTAAAAAGCCTTCTATAGGATTATTTTTATTGTATGAATCTGGATTATTATCAATGATATTACCGGAATTAACTTTATTGCAAGGAATAGAAGAAAAAAACGGATATAAACATAAAGATAATTTTTATCATACTTTGCAAGTAGTAGATAACATTAGTCAAGAAGAAACCAATTCTATTTGGTTAAGATGGGTAGCTCTACTTCATGATATAGGGAAAGCCTATACTAAAAAATTTTTACCAAAAATAGGTTGGTCTTTTCATGCACATGAATTAGTAGGATCTAAAATGGTTCCAAAAATATTTCAACGTTTGAAATTGCCAAAAGGAGAACCTATGAGATATGTAAAAAAAATGATACAACATAGTTATAAACCTATTGCGTTAATAGGAGATAACACTAGTGATTCCGCCATCCGTAGATTTTTATTTGATATTGGTGAAGACATCGAAGATTTAATCAAACTATGTATAGCGGATATCACTACGAAAAATATAGAAAAAAAAAATCGATATACAAATAATTTCTTTCTTCTCATGGAAAGGATTAAAAAACTGGAAGAGAGAGATCGTATTCAAAACTGGAAATCTCCTATATCAGGAAACGATATCATGAATGCTTTTCATATTGATCCATGTAAAAAAATAGGAATTATCAAAAATTTTATTAAGGAATCTATTTTAGAAGGAAGAATATCCAATGAATTTCATTCTGCTTATTTTCTTATGTTAAAAAAAGGAGAAGAATTAGGATTGAAAAAAAAATAA